A stretch of the bacterium genome encodes the following:
- the aroF gene encoding 3-deoxy-7-phosphoheptulonate synthase has protein sequence MDKTAGFEVSGVRIGGKEPIIIAGPCTVESEEQTLTVARAVKAAGIKVLRGGAFKPRTSPYSFQGLGEEGLKILKTARDETGLLIQTEVMDARQIDLVCRYADILQIGTRNMMNYSLLKAVGEVRFPVMLKRGFMAKVEELLLAAEYIIKGGNERVFLCERGIRSFDDSTRFTLDLAAVPLIKKLSALPIVVDPSHATGRADLIIPMSLAALAAGADGVMVEVHPWPKKALCDGLQSLSLDMFGEFVKKVSAMIQFLASHNQEQ, from the coding sequence TTGGACAAAACAGCAGGTTTTGAAGTCTCCGGGGTAAGGATCGGCGGCAAGGAGCCGATCATAATCGCTGGGCCGTGCACGGTTGAGTCGGAGGAACAGACGCTGACCGTTGCCAGGGCGGTGAAAGCGGCAGGCATCAAGGTCCTTCGCGGTGGTGCCTTCAAACCCCGGACCTCGCCCTACAGCTTCCAGGGGCTCGGCGAGGAGGGGCTGAAGATACTCAAGACGGCGAGGGATGAGACCGGCCTTCTCATACAGACTGAGGTGATGGACGCCAGGCAGATCGATCTGGTATGCAGATACGCCGATATCCTTCAGATAGGGACACGCAACATGATGAACTACTCGCTCCTGAAAGCGGTTGGCGAGGTCCGCTTCCCAGTGATGCTAAAGCGTGGCTTCATGGCCAAGGTGGAGGAACTGCTCTTGGCGGCCGAATACATCATCAAGGGGGGCAACGAGCGAGTGTTCTTGTGCGAGCGCGGGATAAGGAGCTTCGACGATTCGACAAGGTTTACGCTCGACCTCGCAGCTGTCCCACTCATAAAAAAACTGAGTGCGCTGCCGATAGTTGTTGACCCCAGCCACGCAACGGGCCGAGCCGACCTGATCATCCCAATGTCGCTGGCAGCGCTCGCCGCTGGGGCAGACGGCGTTATGGTTGAGGTCCACCCCTGGCCCAAGAAGGCCTTATGCGATGGGCTGCAATCGCTGTCGCTCGACATGTTCGGGGAGTTCGTCAAGAAAGTGAGCGCGATGATCCAATTCCTCGCCTCGCACAATCAGGAGCAGTAG